In Equus asinus isolate D_3611 breed Donkey chromosome 13, EquAss-T2T_v2, whole genome shotgun sequence, one DNA window encodes the following:
- the LOC139040001 gene encoding uncharacterized protein: MTGQRAPRPLPLPRPPPRCPRPRLPAPGRESAAGRPDPPKGPEAGAPGRGGALLLPRLAARPLWPAPQLGLRPRSRPRRRPGPLLSGGRLRALEREAGGRASREARAAEVPERKPGGGSRKTQEEPGVPGKLWTQPSVCLRPRPSPEPSDGLESGSLDWGGERPFRRAQGGTARADAGPRILDPQPNEFSPHPVPETQVSLILNTGILSPLSATFLEFLSGSRQRTSTRVSSGEGRVWGSECLCAPVVEPLPALHNQSSFSGSPNIHPPPPRCVCVCVFVCFAPSVVVPSVRSGSCDLRRAPRKRSSHTPALNPARALTLGLISGGRVPKDKTDHALDMGDSPARTTNTSAGEFGRCGPCARVVGACSPHPTVTQATLPIRCAHPGPGHLVAHLDLACEA, from the exons ATGACGGGCCAGCGGGCCCCGagacccctccccctgccccggcCCCCACCTCGCTGCCCGCGCCCGCGGCTGCCTGCGCCCGGACGCGAAAGCGCGGCGGGCCGACCCGACCCACCGAAAGGGCCTGAGGCGGGGGCGCCCGG GAGAGGGGGCGCCCTCCTTCTCCCGCGCCTGGCCGCCCGGCCGCTCTGGCCCGCGCCCCAGCTTGGCCTCCGACCCCGCTCCCGGCCGCGGCGCCGCCCGGGGCCCCTGCTCTCCGGAGGGAGGCTTCGGGCGCTGGAAAGAGAGGCCGGTGGGCGGGCGAGTCGGGAGGCGCGGGCGGCCGAGGTCCCGGAGCGGAAACCAGGTGGCGGGAGCCG GAAGACTCAGGAGGAACCTGGAGTTCCGGGCAAGCTCTGGACTCAGCCCAGTGTCTGTCTGCGGCCCCGACCCAGTCCCGAGCCCTCCGACGGTCTGGAGAGCGGGTCCTTGGACTGGGGAGGTGAGCGCCCCTTCCGCCGGGCGCAGGGTGGCACGGCGCGGGCTGATGCCGGCCCTCGCATTCTTGACCCGCAACCCAACGAATTTTCGCCGCATCCGGTACCGGAGACACAAGTCTCCCTCATCCTAAACACCGGCATCCTCTCTCCACTCTCCGCCACTTTCTTAGAGTTTCTTTCCGGCTCTCGGCAGCGCACGTCCACCAGGGTCAGTAGTGGGGAGGGACGAGTGTGGGGGTCGGAGTGTCTGTGCGCACCTGTAGTTGAACCCCTCCCCGCTCTCCACAATCAATCTTCGTTCTCGGGCAGCCCCAATATTCATCCCCCGCCCCCgcggtgtgtatgtgtgtgcgtattTGTGTGCTTCGCGCCCAGTGTGGTGGTGCCCTCTGTGCGCAGCGGGAGCTGCGACTTAAGGCGTGCACCCAGAAAGAGAAGCAGCCACACACCTGCCTTGAATCCGGCTCGGGCGCTGACACTCGGACTGATTTCTGGCGGTCGCGTTCCGAAGGACAAGACGGACCACGCACTAGACATGGGTGACTCTCCTGCCCGCACAACCAATACAAGTGCGGGTGAGTTCGGCCGGTGCGGGCCCTGTGCCCGCGTGGTGGGCGCTTGCAGTCCACATCCGACAGTGACCCAGGCAACCCTGCCCATCCGCTGCGCGCACCCAGGCCCAGGGCACCTTGTCGCACACTTGGACCTGGCATGTGAAGCCTGA